From the genome of Halomonas sp. LR3S48:
GAGAGATCCGCGGCACGCAGTTCCGGCAGCCATTGGTCGAGGCGTTCGCGATCATCCTGCTCGACGGCGAGGATCAGGGTTTCCTTGTGTTCCTGCAGCTGTTCGCTCAACGACATGGCGTTCTCCTGGGGCCACGCAGAGGGAAGAGTCATCACGGCATGGCGGCATGAGTATGGGCTGGGACTCTCCCGATACCAGTTCGCTCATGATAACAGAGACGAAAACGCCCCCCGAACAGTGTTCGGGGGGCGTTTCGTGGCATACAGGCTGGATTCAGCCCTTGCCACCCTTCTTGCGCAATTGCTGGATCGTGCGCAGCTGGGCCACGGCTTCCGCGAGTTCGGCGGCAGCGCGGGTGTAGTCCATCTCCGCCGACTTCTCGTTGAAGGCACGCAGCGCATGCTGGCGGGCCTCCTCGGCAGCAGCCTCGTCGAGATCACTTGCCCGCGCGGCCGAATCGGCCAGCACGGTCACCACGTCCGGCTGCACTTCGAGGAAGCCGCCTGACACGTAGTAGTTCTCTTCCTGCCCGCCATCGTGGATGACACGAACGGGGCCTGGCTGCAGCTCGGTCAGCAGCGGGGCGTGCCCGGGCAGGATGCCCAGGTCGCCCATGATGCCCGAAGCCACGATCT
Proteins encoded in this window:
- a CDS encoding F0F1 ATP synthase subunit epsilon — its product is MAKSFTCNIVSAEASIFSGEVEQIVASGIMGDLGILPGHAPLLTELQPGPVRVIHDGGQEENYYVSGGFLEVQPDVVTVLADSAARASDLDEAAAEEARQHALRAFNEKSAEMDYTRAAAELAEAVAQLRTIQQLRKKGGKG